The following proteins are encoded in a genomic region of Methanoculleus oceani:
- a CDS encoding condensation domain-containing protein, with product MRPSPIRHPAPAFDVFNVYFERIYDPTMHVVFTLDGEVDVGAMREATKRLIESDPYLRSKYAEVDGRPVWEEIPEELWEGAFVLAPAGEAENLLPPPLDVRSGPQVRVSLYRRREGDIVTVNCHHGFCDATGALTLARDLFAAYRGIVDDPDFRPVPRAPYDRSTDRVLALHSEEERQQALAEEEPFVDRWRFPIKRTGRGTPRAASRTLSPGRLGRIKAFGREHGATVNDVLIGAFFLAFQKIRNDPSDREEPRSFLTSADLRRRYPGLYEDCPLTNLSIAYEVTLFAGEGAQLEDIIARVTAITARKKAGSLGLAAILFYEEIMTGGMPAVRAFFDDMIERYRTSGMKNPVFSNLGVFDPGDYLPVPGKDGTELGLLDVRYLPCVCWPYGFLVIVSTFRDCLTIATAYEEGPYSTAVVERFLEYVDGYLP from the coding sequence ATGCGCCCCTCCCCAATCCGCCATCCCGCACCCGCCTTCGACGTCTTCAACGTCTATTTTGAGCGCATCTACGATCCGACGATGCACGTCGTCTTTACACTCGACGGCGAAGTCGACGTAGGGGCCATGAGGGAGGCGACGAAGAGGCTGATCGAGTCCGACCCCTACCTCCGGTCGAAGTACGCGGAGGTTGACGGCCGGCCCGTCTGGGAGGAGATCCCGGAGGAACTGTGGGAGGGAGCGTTCGTCCTCGCCCCGGCCGGGGAGGCTGAGAACCTGCTCCCGCCGCCGCTCGACGTCCGCTCCGGGCCGCAGGTGCGGGTCAGCCTCTACCGGAGGAGGGAGGGGGATATCGTGACCGTCAACTGCCACCACGGCTTCTGCGACGCCACCGGCGCCCTCACCCTTGCCCGGGACCTCTTTGCGGCCTACCGGGGGATCGTGGACGACCCGGACTTCCGGCCGGTCCCCCGCGCCCCTTACGACCGGAGCACGGACAGGGTCCTCGCGCTCCACTCCGAAGAAGAGCGGCAGCAGGCGCTCGCGGAGGAGGAGCCCTTCGTCGACCGGTGGCGCTTCCCCATCAAGCGGACCGGGAGGGGCACGCCCCGGGCGGCCTCCCGGACGCTCTCTCCCGGGAGGCTCGGGCGCATAAAGGCGTTCGGGAGAGAGCACGGGGCCACGGTGAACGACGTCCTCATCGGTGCGTTCTTCCTTGCGTTCCAGAAGATCCGGAACGACCCCTCCGACCGGGAGGAGCCCCGCTCGTTCCTGACCTCGGCCGATCTGCGGAGGAGGTATCCCGGCCTCTACGAGGACTGCCCGCTCACGAACCTCTCCATCGCCTACGAGGTCACCCTCTTCGCCGGGGAGGGGGCGCAGTTAGAGGATATCATCGCCCGGGTGACGGCAATAACAGCCCGCAAAAAGGCAGGGAGCCTCGGCCTCGCGGCCATCCTCTTCTACGAAGAGATCATGACGGGCGGGATGCCGGCGGTGCGGGCGTTCTTCGACGACATGATCGAGCGGTACCGGACATCCGGCATGAAAAACCCGGTCTTCTCGAACCTCGGGGTCTTCGACCCCGGCGATTACCTTCCGGTCCCCGGAAAGGACGGCACCGAGCTCGGCCTCCTGGACGTCCGGTACCTCCCCTGCGTCTGCTGGCCGTACGGGTTTCTGGTGATCGTCTCCACGTTCCGCGACTGCCTGACCATCGCCACGGCCTACGAGGAAGGACCCTACTCGACGGCTGTCGTGGAGCGGTTCCTCGAGTACGTGGACGGGTATCTTCCGTAA
- a CDS encoding GNAT family N-acetyltransferase encodes MEFIIREMTAADREDVRRIYLEGIATGNATFESEAPSWERWDTGHVRSCRLVAANGERIFGWAALSPSSGRPAYAGVAEVSIYVENDVRGLGVGSALLAALIAASEQEGFWTLQAGIFPENEASLALHAKHGFCVIGRRERPGRMKDGRWRDVLLLERRSREVGL; translated from the coding sequence ATGGAGTTTATCATACGGGAGATGACCGCCGCCGACCGGGAAGACGTCCGCCGGATCTACCTCGAGGGGATCGCCACCGGCAACGCGACGTTTGAGTCGGAGGCACCTTCATGGGAGCGCTGGGACACGGGCCACGTCAGGTCCTGCCGCCTCGTTGCGGCCAACGGCGAGAGGATCTTCGGCTGGGCGGCGCTCAGTCCCTCTTCCGGGCGCCCGGCCTACGCCGGTGTCGCCGAGGTCAGCATCTACGTCGAGAACGACGTCCGGGGGCTGGGGGTCGGGAGCGCGCTCCTTGCCGCACTCATCGCCGCATCGGAGCAGGAAGGGTTCTGGACGCTCCAGGCGGGCATCTTTCCGGAGAACGAAGCGAGCCTCGCCCTCCATGCGAAGCACGGTTTTTGCGTCATCGGCCGCCGCGAACGTCCGGGCCGGATGAAGGACGGCAGATGGCGGGACGTGCTGCTTCTCGAGCGGAGGAGCAGAGAGGTAGGCCTCTGA
- a CDS encoding ATP-binding protein, which yields MKRKIIEIDEEKCTGCGLCIPDCPEGALQIIDGKARLVSDLFCDGLGACIGTCPEGAICVVEREAGPYDEKAVMAKIAPQGEAVVRAHLEHLLGHGEEDLYREAIEYLTANGIPVPQHDTAADRAACPGSAAVSLPRGETAARERAGRIESELRQWPIQLKLLNPAASYFDDADLLISGDCVPFAYADFHRDFLRDKIVILFCPKLDADVEGYVTKLAEIFSQHAIRSITVLHMEVPCCSGVRYVVDEALKRSEKEIPVKEHTILISGRVAEEGERTIGRRGSGMGHGSDLTAARRTGSPSGKTGGGGPPPS from the coding sequence ATGAAGCGAAAGATCATCGAGATCGACGAGGAAAAATGCACCGGGTGCGGGCTCTGCATACCGGACTGCCCGGAAGGAGCGCTCCAGATCATCGACGGGAAGGCAAGGCTCGTGAGCGATCTCTTCTGCGACGGGCTCGGCGCCTGCATCGGGACGTGCCCGGAGGGGGCGATCTGCGTCGTCGAGCGGGAGGCCGGGCCGTATGACGAGAAGGCCGTGATGGCGAAGATCGCACCGCAAGGAGAAGCGGTCGTCAGGGCGCACCTCGAGCACCTCCTCGGCCATGGGGAGGAGGACCTGTACCGCGAGGCAATCGAGTACCTGACCGCGAACGGCATTCCGGTCCCCCAACACGACACCGCGGCAGATCGTGCTGCGTGCCCGGGTTCCGCCGCGGTGAGCCTTCCGCGAGGGGAGACTGCGGCGAGAGAGCGTGCCGGCCGGATAGAGTCGGAACTGAGGCAGTGGCCGATCCAGTTGAAGCTCCTGAACCCCGCAGCCTCATACTTCGACGACGCAGATCTTCTCATCTCCGGGGACTGTGTTCCTTTTGCATACGCGGATTTCCACCGTGACTTTCTGCGCGATAAGATCGTGATCCTGTTCTGCCCGAAACTGGATGCGGATGTCGAGGGGTACGTCACGAAGCTTGCGGAGATATTCTCGCAGCACGCGATCCGGTCGATCACGGTCCTGCATATGGAAGTGCCCTGCTGCAGCGGGGTGCGATATGTCGTGGACGAGGCCCTGAAACGCTCGGAAAAGGAGATCCCGGTGAAGGAGCACACCATACTGATCAGCGGGCGGGTTGCGGAGGAGGGGGAGAGGACGATCGGGCGACGGGGGTCCGGGATGGGTCACGGGTCCGACCTCACCGCCGCGAGACGTACCGGCTCCCCTTCAGGTAAAACCGGAGGGGGAGGTCCGCCGCCTTCGTGA
- a CDS encoding DHA2 family efflux MFS transporter permease subunit, producing the protein MHQTDGNASQQRYTLLMVSIALAMFMTSLDGTIVNIALPTISTIFDLPSTTVSWVATTYLLVLTGSILVFGKVADRIGFKTVFLAGFGVFTAGSFFCGFFPEAFDSFGVLIGARVLQAIGGAMIAAIAPALVAAFLPMKMKGKAMGVVTTFAAFGTAAGPILGGILTQYLSWNWIFFINVPVGIAAILLGSYAIPAGRTATGTPSPFDRLGAVLIFVGLGSLIYAVSEGSALGWTDPTILAALAAAGAALGYLVLHEQKTADPLLDFRLFGNRNFLYVNLMLALSYFLFGGVNYLLPFFLELVKGFDPSTSGLVLTALSFAMMASGFLSGMLINSIGNRRLCIAGALAVSAGYLMFHFFSAESTIYYISGALAAVGFGLGLMLSPGTNMVMNMAPRDRQGMISSLISVERTGPITLGISFISMLFVQAMLTVASHRHVTASSPAEIRIEVLSTGFDFVFVAVFAVSLAVVVLAILSRDEVHADNLEEETFGAAAVGA; encoded by the coding sequence ATGCATCAGACGGACGGCAACGCCTCACAGCAGCGGTACACGCTGCTCATGGTCTCGATCGCCCTTGCGATGTTCATGACGTCGCTTGACGGGACGATCGTGAACATCGCCCTCCCAACGATATCGACGATCTTCGACCTCCCTTCAACAACGGTCAGCTGGGTTGCAACGACGTACCTGCTGGTGCTGACGGGCTCAATCCTCGTCTTTGGCAAGGTTGCCGACAGGATCGGTTTCAAGACCGTATTTCTCGCCGGATTCGGTGTCTTCACAGCAGGCTCGTTCTTCTGCGGTTTCTTCCCGGAGGCCTTCGACTCGTTTGGGGTGCTGATCGGGGCAAGAGTGCTCCAGGCAATCGGTGGAGCGATGATCGCCGCCATCGCACCGGCCCTGGTCGCGGCGTTTCTCCCGATGAAGATGAAAGGGAAGGCGATGGGAGTCGTGACGACGTTTGCAGCGTTCGGGACCGCGGCCGGCCCGATCCTCGGTGGAATCCTGACGCAGTACCTCTCCTGGAACTGGATCTTTTTCATCAACGTCCCGGTCGGGATCGCGGCCATCCTGCTCGGCTCATACGCGATACCGGCAGGCCGGACGGCAACCGGCACGCCCTCGCCGTTCGACCGGCTCGGTGCGGTCCTGATCTTCGTCGGGCTCGGATCCCTCATCTACGCCGTCAGCGAAGGGTCCGCGCTCGGCTGGACCGACCCGACGATTCTTGCGGCACTCGCGGCTGCAGGCGCCGCGCTCGGGTACCTCGTCCTTCACGAGCAGAAGACGGCCGACCCGCTGCTCGACTTCCGGCTCTTTGGGAACCGGAACTTCCTCTACGTCAACCTCATGCTCGCCCTCTCCTACTTCCTCTTCGGCGGCGTCAACTACCTCCTCCCGTTCTTCCTCGAACTGGTAAAGGGCTTTGACCCGTCGACCTCCGGGCTCGTCCTCACCGCGCTCTCGTTCGCCATGATGGCAAGCGGCTTCCTCTCCGGCATGCTCATAAACAGCATCGGGAACAGGAGGCTCTGTATTGCCGGCGCGCTCGCAGTCTCCGCCGGGTACCTGATGTTCCACTTCTTCTCGGCAGAGAGCACGATATACTACATCAGCGGCGCACTCGCCGCCGTGGGGTTCGGTCTCGGCCTCATGCTCTCGCCGGGCACGAACATGGTGATGAACATGGCTCCCCGCGACCGGCAGGGCATGATCTCGAGCCTCATCTCCGTGGAGCGCACCGGCCCGATAACCCTCGGCATCTCCTTCATCAGCATGCTTTTTGTCCAGGCGATGCTCACGGTCGCGTCGCATCGCCACGTCACGGCGTCCTCTCCGGCCGAGATCAGGATAGAAGTGCTTTCGACGGGGTTCGATTTTGTCTTCGTCGCCGTCTTTGCGGTCTCGCTTGCCGTCGTCGTCCTCGCCATCTTAAGCCGCGACGAGGTTCACGCCGACAACCTCGAAGAGGAGACCTTCGGGGCTGCGGCCGTCGGGGCGTGA
- a CDS encoding DNA-3-methyladenine glycosylase, which yields MILPPSFYERDTVTVAKDLLGCLLVHREETTTMGWIVEVEAYLRGDPAAHSYRGETKRNSVMFGPPGHAYVYLIYGLHTCVNIVTGSEGAGEAVLIRALEPAIGLDLIQERRGMNDPVSLASGPGKLTQALDITMDLNGTSLYNGPLQVGSPDSLPGRRPEGFPGEIVQTTRIGITKAADLPLRFYLKGSRYVSRR from the coding sequence ATGATCCTTCCACCCTCGTTCTACGAACGCGATACCGTGACCGTTGCAAAGGACCTGCTGGGGTGCCTGCTCGTGCACCGGGAGGAGACAACGACGATGGGATGGATCGTCGAGGTCGAGGCCTACCTCAGGGGGGACCCGGCGGCCCACTCGTACCGGGGAGAGACGAAGAGGAACAGCGTCATGTTCGGCCCGCCGGGCCATGCTTACGTCTACCTGATCTACGGTCTGCACACCTGCGTCAACATCGTGACCGGATCGGAGGGCGCGGGGGAGGCGGTCCTGATCCGGGCTCTCGAGCCGGCCATTGGGCTCGACCTGATACAGGAGAGGCGGGGGATGAACGACCCGGTCTCGCTCGCGAGCGGCCCGGGCAAGCTGACGCAGGCGCTCGACATCACCATGGACCTGAACGGGACCTCCCTGTACAACGGTCCTCTCCAGGTCGGATCGCCAGACAGCCTGCCCGGCCGCCGCCCTGAAGGATTCCCCGGGGAGATCGTGCAGACGACCCGGATCGGGATCACGAAGGCGGCGGACCTCCCCCTCCGGTTTTACCTGAAGGGGAGCCGGTACGTCTCGCGGCGGTGA
- a CDS encoding AI-2E family transporter, with protein MADTPILPRSAGTILLLTAAVFLIIGIQALAYIITIIVVSLILAMIVYPATKALRSRGLPEIAAVGAVTVIACVAVLLICYLVFFSFENLISALPLYQRELTARLSEILTLLDRYGIDTGSFSPSSVNLQGFAGFLSSSAISIADLLLYLFFIAVTTIFTLIEAPRMPERIRRVTNRPESVEGFSRMSRFLIDFVIVRTEANLVHGFLFGAFLWVTGVHAAALWGVLTFLLAYIPYIGLIVAALPAIFFAWLQFGLWGAIAVIAAVAVLNALVENPIFAHFASRRFDIPALVVILSVIFWGWALGVAGMIFAVPLTLIVLMILQFSDDWAWVNTILGVDHLFTGEQTPPAEGREAEAPPVR; from the coding sequence ATGGCAGACACTCCAATTCTCCCCCGGTCCGCGGGCACCATACTCCTGCTGACGGCAGCAGTATTCCTCATCATCGGAATCCAGGCGCTCGCATATATCATCACCATCATCGTCGTATCGTTGATCCTCGCCATGATCGTCTATCCCGCGACGAAAGCGCTCCGGTCGAGGGGTCTGCCGGAGATCGCCGCCGTCGGTGCGGTCACCGTCATCGCCTGCGTTGCAGTCCTGCTGATCTGCTATCTCGTCTTCTTCTCATTTGAAAACCTGATATCGGCCCTCCCTCTCTACCAGCGGGAATTGACCGCCAGGCTATCCGAGATCCTCACACTCCTGGACAGGTACGGGATCGATACGGGCTCGTTCTCCCCTTCTTCGGTTAACCTGCAGGGATTTGCCGGATTTCTCTCTTCGTCCGCCATAAGTATCGCGGACCTTCTCCTCTACCTCTTCTTCATAGCGGTAACGACAATCTTCACGCTCATCGAGGCACCGCGAATGCCCGAGCGCATACGGAGGGTGACGAACAGACCGGAGAGTGTCGAGGGATTCTCCCGCATGAGCAGGTTCCTGATCGACTTCGTCATCGTCAGGACCGAGGCAAACCTCGTCCACGGTTTCCTCTTCGGCGCGTTCCTCTGGGTCACGGGGGTGCACGCAGCCGCACTCTGGGGAGTGCTGACGTTTCTGCTTGCTTACATCCCCTACATCGGCCTTATCGTCGCGGCACTCCCGGCGATCTTCTTTGCCTGGCTCCAGTTCGGGCTCTGGGGCGCGATCGCGGTGATTGCAGCCGTCGCAGTCCTGAACGCGCTGGTGGAGAACCCTATCTTCGCACACTTCGCATCGAGGCGCTTCGATATCCCCGCCCTCGTGGTCATTCTTTCGGTCATCTTCTGGGGATGGGCTCTCGGCGTTGCCGGGATGATCTTCGCCGTTCCGCTCACCCTCATCGTCCTGATGATCCTCCAGTTCAGCGACGACTGGGCCTGGGTGAACACAATTCTGGGCGTCGACCACCTCTTTACGGGAGAACAAACGCCCCCGGCGGAGGGCAGGGAAGCCGAGGCCCCGCCGGTGAGGTAA
- a CDS encoding ferritin family protein — MPEFAQPFAGNNIDRMMSHNELIRAVRYTIAAEFEAIQLYNQMADATDNELAREVLRDIADEEKVHVGEFYRLLIELDPREKEFYQRGAEEVEEEIEKLRAKA; from the coding sequence ATGCCTGAATTTGCACAACCGTTTGCCGGAAACAATATCGACCGGATGATGAGCCACAACGAACTCATCCGCGCCGTGCGCTACACGATCGCCGCCGAGTTCGAAGCCATTCAGCTCTACAACCAGATGGCCGACGCAACCGACAATGAACTGGCCCGCGAGGTTCTGCGGGATATCGCCGATGAGGAGAAGGTGCACGTCGGCGAGTTCTATCGCCTGCTTATCGAACTGGACCCCCGTGAGAAGGAGTTCTACCAGAGGGGTGCGGAAGAGGTCGAAGAGGAGATCGAGAAACTCCGGGCAAAGGCATAG
- a CDS encoding PKD domain-containing protein — MRKPRLPVTYLVVFIVAVISIAVIATAAPQAGTLTSGEPGMPGLTRALEVFPNNLSHADISGNRIVYSDYRNGNWDIFLFNHTSGREYQLTNDSYDQMNPTISCDLVAWYDNSTGSWDLVLLKLHGDDAAYQVCTGPDEGRPGCPAGVVCPPTSTPTSTQAPTPTPGPGNCSCRANFTWNPESPAVNNTVNFTGNTTVSGDCNVRTWAWDFGDGATGDGETVSHAYTAEGAYTVRLNVTLDDGTRCSASENVSVSPLPVDNCSCTADFTWSPQSPGVNDTVDFTDQTSVDGDCAIQAWVWSFGDGATGEGETPGHAYTAEGTYTVRLNVTLDDGTACNTSRDVTVSPPPEENCSCTASIAKDREQADPEQPVAFTGSATVDGDCNVQTWAWDFGDGATGEGETASHAYAAEGTYTVTLVATLDDGTTCQATTDVTVVPPPEPCSCSASITTDGNSFRGNVDIQGDCNVQTWAWDFGDGTTGSGQDVTHDYTSEGTYTVTLVVTLDDGNTCQATSQAFVVF; from the coding sequence ATGAGAAAACCCCGATTACCTGTAACCTATCTGGTAGTTTTCATTGTAGCGGTCATCTCGATTGCCGTGATCGCCACTGCAGCTCCTCAGGCTGGAACCTTGACCAGCGGCGAGCCGGGCATGCCCGGTCTCACCAGAGCACTTGAAGTTTTCCCGAATAACCTTTCACATGCAGATATATCCGGCAATCGGATCGTCTATAGCGACTATAGGAACGGAAACTGGGACATCTTCCTGTTCAACCATACTTCGGGCAGGGAGTACCAGCTCACGAACGACTCCTACGACCAGATGAACCCCACGATATCCTGCGACCTGGTTGCCTGGTATGACAACTCCACCGGGTCGTGGGACCTCGTTCTCCTCAAACTCCACGGTGACGATGCAGCCTACCAGGTCTGCACGGGCCCCGACGAGGGGCGGCCGGGCTGTCCCGCGGGAGTGGTCTGTCCGCCGACCTCCACTCCGACCTCCACTCAGGCACCCACTCCGACGCCCGGGCCCGGCAACTGCTCCTGCAGGGCGAACTTCACCTGGAACCCGGAGAGCCCTGCCGTCAACAACACGGTTAATTTCACCGGCAATACCACGGTCTCGGGAGACTGCAATGTCCGGACATGGGCCTGGGACTTCGGCGACGGGGCAACCGGCGACGGTGAGACCGTCAGTCACGCTTACACCGCGGAAGGAGCCTACACGGTCAGACTGAACGTGACCCTCGACGACGGAACGAGATGCAGTGCGTCCGAAAACGTCAGTGTCTCACCGCTTCCCGTCGACAACTGCTCCTGCACGGCAGACTTCACCTGGAGCCCGCAGAGCCCCGGCGTCAACGACACGGTCGACTTCACCGACCAGACATCGGTCGACGGGGACTGCGCCATCCAGGCATGGGTGTGGAGTTTCGGCGATGGGGCGACCGGTGAGGGCGAGACCCCCGGTCACGCTTACACCGCGGAGGGAACCTACACGGTCAGGCTGAACGTGACCCTCGATGACGGCACAGCATGCAACACGTCTCGCGACGTCACCGTCTCGCCGCCACCGGAGGAGAACTGCTCCTGCACGGCAAGCATCGCGAAAGACCGCGAACAGGCCGACCCCGAGCAACCGGTTGCCTTTACGGGCTCGGCTACGGTCGACGGGGACTGCAACGTCCAGACGTGGGCCTGGGACTTCGGCGACGGAGCGACCGGTGAGGGCGAGACCGCCAGTCACGCCTACGCAGCGGAAGGAACCTACACGGTTACGCTGGTGGCGACGCTTGACGACGGCACCACCTGCCAGGCAACGACGGATGTCACGGTGGTTCCTCCTCCGGAGCCCTGCTCCTGCTCGGCAAGCATCACGACAGACGGGAATTCGTTCCGCGGCAACGTCGATATCCAGGGTGACTGCAACGTCCAGACGTGGGCCTGGGACTTCGGCGACGGAACGACCGGCAGCGGCCAGGACGTCACCCACGATTACACGTCGGAAGGGACCTATACGGTCACGCTGGTCGTGACGCTCGACGACGGGAACACGTGCCAGGCGACAAGCCAGGCCTTCGTGGTCTTCTAA
- a CDS encoding cupin domain-containing protein: MKKGFVADIETETVKNTDFRRVLYTGKFSQLVLMSLKPGEEIGEEVHDDVDQFFRFEEGEGAVVIDDVKHAVKDGSAVVVPSGAKHNVLNTSKTANLKLYTIYSPPEHQDKVVRKTREEAMAREEHYDGKPTE, translated from the coding sequence ATGAAGAAAGGATTTGTAGCAGATATCGAGACTGAGACGGTAAAGAACACCGATTTCCGCAGAGTCCTCTATACGGGGAAGTTCAGCCAGCTCGTGCTGATGAGCCTGAAGCCCGGCGAGGAGATCGGCGAGGAGGTGCACGACGATGTCGACCAGTTCTTCCGGTTCGAGGAAGGAGAAGGAGCTGTCGTGATCGACGATGTGAAGCACGCCGTCAAGGACGGCAGCGCCGTGGTCGTGCCGAGCGGCGCGAAACACAACGTCCTGAACACGTCAAAGACCGCCAATCTCAAGCTCTATACGATCTACTCGCCGCCCGAGCACCAGGACAAGGTCGTGCGAAAGACCCGCGAGGAGGCCATGGCCCGGGAAGAGCACTACGACGGAAAGCCGACGGAGTAA
- a CDS encoding metallophosphoesterase family protein — protein MPATRVLAFSDLSWGTRERDSTGGRKVDKTSFLRPVEETDPDIVVFAGDAAYDRCSRSGLDETELFLGLLGGIASAGRRCIVVEGNNDDTMGTYGRVRDAAEANPYIHEISGEAREVCGIRFLGVPTGKEKRMARSAEGPVDIVVAHAPLANRVWLFDLPAACIVTGHYGMMTAVVAGKAYVALDCSPASWAVIDWEKGWRRIEFVAGACRITMRPEEGIVAAGCDPALLRNLMEGRGPLPYPDEVEALRRAKQEIAIEEREEVLERLLGMGIKKTHVERYLGRQGLPGRRAR, from the coding sequence ATGCCCGCGACGAGGGTACTCGCATTCAGCGATCTCTCCTGGGGGACGAGGGAGCGGGACTCAACCGGCGGCCGGAAGGTCGACAAAACCTCATTCCTCCGACCGGTCGAGGAAACCGACCCGGATATCGTCGTCTTCGCCGGCGACGCCGCCTACGACCGGTGCTCGCGCTCAGGGCTCGACGAGACGGAACTCTTCCTCGGCCTCCTCGGAGGGATTGCATCGGCGGGAAGGCGCTGCATCGTCGTCGAGGGGAACAACGACGACACGATGGGCACCTACGGCCGGGTCCGGGACGCGGCAGAGGCGAACCCTTACATCCACGAGATCTCTGGGGAGGCGCGGGAGGTCTGCGGCATACGCTTCCTCGGTGTTCCCACCGGGAAGGAGAAGAGGATGGCCCGGTCGGCCGAAGGGCCGGTCGATATCGTGGTGGCCCACGCACCTCTCGCGAACCGGGTCTGGCTCTTTGACCTCCCGGCGGCGTGCATCGTCACCGGCCACTACGGCATGATGACGGCCGTGGTCGCCGGGAAGGCGTATGTCGCCCTCGACTGCTCCCCGGCCTCCTGGGCGGTTATCGACTGGGAGAAGGGATGGCGGCGGATCGAATTCGTTGCCGGGGCATGCCGGATCACCATGCGCCCGGAGGAGGGGATCGTTGCGGCCGGGTGCGACCCGGCCCTCCTCCGGAATCTGATGGAAGGGCGCGGCCCGCTCCCGTATCCTGACGAAGTCGAGGCGCTGCGGAGGGCGAAACAGGAGATCGCGATCGAAGAGCGGGAGGAGGTCCTTGAGCGCCTGCTCGGGATGGGGATAAAAAAGACACATGTCGAACGGTATCTCGGGAGACAGGGGTTGCCGGGCCGCCGGGCACGGTAG
- a CDS encoding potassium/proton antiporter, whose protein sequence is MILTLELLLVGIALLFLISIVANKFSERLGVPALLIFLIVGMLAGSEGPGGIPFDDPALAQIIGIIALAYILFSGGLDTRWEQIQPVLWPGIALSTLGVVLTSILLGAFAVLVLGFPPLAGFLLGAVVSSTDAAAVFSVLRTARARLQGNLRPFLELESGSNDPMAILLTTGIIGLILIPGSSFFTLIPMFVQQMAVGGLLGYGIGQAIVWLLNRLKLESEGLYPVLTLTMVLLTYGLTATVGGNGFIAVYIAGLVMGNSIVVHKKSLIRFHDGIAWLMQILMFLALGLLVFPSELLPAIVPGLLAAIFLILVARPVAVLITLLPWKMPMNEKALVSWVGLRGAVPIILATYPLVAGVPNAETIFNIVFFIVLVSALVHGTSIPSVARWLGLAAPLEETRRLSREFEVDPDTPSELLELVIPPDAPAVGKQVVDLGLPKGALIILMQKGDERFVPGGSTIIEAGDTLLLLTTDDLAEMVRVRLISGEGPADVSAPEA, encoded by the coding sequence ATGATACTCACCCTCGAACTCCTGCTTGTCGGCATAGCGTTGCTCTTCCTGATAAGTATCGTTGCAAACAAGTTCTCGGAGCGGCTCGGCGTTCCCGCACTCCTCATCTTTCTCATCGTCGGGATGCTGGCGGGCTCGGAAGGTCCGGGCGGCATCCCGTTCGACGATCCGGCGCTTGCGCAGATCATCGGGATCATTGCCCTTGCATACATCCTCTTCTCCGGCGGTCTTGATACCCGGTGGGAGCAGATCCAGCCCGTTCTCTGGCCGGGTATCGCCCTCTCCACGCTCGGCGTTGTCCTGACCTCAATTCTGCTCGGCGCATTTGCCGTCCTGGTCCTCGGGTTCCCCCCGCTTGCGGGCTTTCTCCTCGGCGCGGTCGTTTCGTCCACCGATGCGGCGGCGGTCTTCTCGGTCCTGAGAACGGCAAGAGCGCGCCTTCAGGGAAACCTGCGGCCGTTCCTCGAGCTTGAGTCGGGCAGCAACGACCCCATGGCGATCCTCCTCACCACCGGTATCATCGGCCTGATCCTCATCCCGGGCTCATCGTTCTTCACTCTCATCCCGATGTTCGTGCAGCAGATGGCAGTCGGCGGCCTTCTCGGCTACGGGATAGGACAGGCCATCGTCTGGCTCCTCAACCGTCTCAAACTGGAGTCCGAGGGACTCTACCCGGTGCTCACCCTCACGATGGTGTTGCTGACCTACGGGCTGACCGCCACCGTCGGAGGAAATGGGTTCATTGCGGTCTATATCGCCGGGCTTGTCATGGGCAACAGCATCGTCGTTCATAAAAAGAGCCTGATCCGGTTTCACGACGGGATCGCGTGGCTGATGCAGATCCTGATGTTCCTTGCGCTCGGCCTCCTTGTCTTCCCCTCGGAGCTCCTACCGGCGATCGTTCCCGGCCTTCTCGCCGCCATCTTCCTGATCCTGGTTGCACGGCCGGTTGCCGTCCTGATCACGCTGCTCCCCTGGAAGATGCCGATGAACGAGAAGGCCCTGGTCTCCTGGGTGGGGCTGCGGGGTGCCGTCCCGATCATCCTCGCGACCTATCCGCTTGTTGCGGGCGTGCCGAACGCGGAGACGATCTTCAATATCGTCTTCTTCATCGTCCTCGTCTCGGCGCTTGTTCACGGGACGTCGATCCCCTCCGTCGCCCGCTGGCTCGGTCTCGCCGCCCCGCTTGAGGAGACGCGGAGACTCTCCCGGGAATTCGAGGTGGACCCCGACACGCCGAGCGAGCTGCTCGAGCTGGTCATCCCTCCCGACGCCCCGGCGGTGGGAAAGCAGGTCGTCGACCTCGGGTTGCCGAAAGGCGCCCTCATCATCCTGATGCAGAAAGGGGACGAACGCTTTGTCCCGGGCGGCAGCACGATCATCGAAGCCGGGGACACGCTCCTCCTCCTGACGACGGACGACCTGGCGGAGATGGTCCGCGTCAGACTCATCAGCGGTGAGGGGCCGGCGGACGTCTCCGCCCCCGAAGCGTGA